The following is a genomic window from Rutidosis leptorrhynchoides isolate AG116_Rl617_1_P2 chromosome 8, CSIRO_AGI_Rlap_v1, whole genome shotgun sequence.
ttataaatataaatatatttacgtatgaagaggaagagaaaaaagatgataaaaactcggcagaaaactggctttatataggacctgaccagcaatctcactccatgcgactcgcatggatttgtgcttctggccatgcgagtcgcatggccaccctggatccagccaaatggatttgttttcttcttgccgacgtaatataataataataatatatataatatataattatatataattatatatatattatattatattcttgtgcatagtagactagatatttttggtccgttgcgtcgggcgtttcttcttggctcaggtcccggttccggattttcggacgtccttgcgtacaattttatattttgtactttgcgttttgaatcttgtactcttgtgatttcgagacgtttcttatcaataattggaacctttttgatagtcttttgtacttttgagctttttggtcgtttgcgtctttaattcgtcgaatctgtcttttgtcttcaccttttattatttaaacgaatatcacttgtaaatagaacaattgcaactaaaagcttgtctttcttgaggaataatgctatgaaatatatgttcgtttttagcattatcacatacacaccctctagaacacatcagagACCCGATTAGCCCTTTCTTATTTCTTATAGTCATGGAAGGGTTACATTTGTTATTAAAAGCAAAGGTAGAAGCGGGTTTGATTAAAGGGGTGAAAGTTGGCAACTCGAATGTTAATATTTCTCACTTGTTCTATGCGGATGATGCTATTATTGTTGCGGATTGTGATAGAGTAAGTTTGGAAAACACGTTGGCAGCCCTTAATGAGTTTCATGATATGTCGGGTCTTAAAATAAATGTGGCTAAATCACATCTATACGGCATTGGGGTAGATGACTTGATCATTGATTCGTGCGTGATTGATATGGGGTGTTCGAAAGGTACGTTTCCTTTTACTTATTTAGGTTTACCTATTGGtgttaatatgaatattattgctAAACGGAAACCTTTAGAAGATCGTTTTCGTTAAAAATTATCCGGTTGGAATACTAAACTTTTATCGATTGGTGGTAGACTTAATTTAATAAAAGCGGTGTTGGGAAGTTTAGGAGTTAATTACCTTTCATTATTTAAATGTCCGAAAACGGTCTTAGATAAATTGGAAACTTTGCGTGCCAGTTTTTTTTGGGGAAGTACCGAAACTTATAAGAAAATACATTGGGTGGCGTGGGAATAAGTCCTTAGTTCTTACGATAAACGGGGCTTGAATATTGGTAGTTTACGATCGTATAATTATGGCCTCCTGTTTATGGGGAAAAAGCGGGGTTGGATGGTTCTATAATCTCGTATAAAGGTGTATGGTACAACATTATTAATTctattggttgaatgttggttaatgaactaaacgacaaacttaagtatgatgattaatcaaagaatatgttttgatgatgacacatacatatgcataagtgatgaccgacatcttaacataaaacacgtaaggtcactaatccatactttatcttgcaaatgaccaagtcaaacatagcttaaagaatgaaattaaaagatcagctaaatacacggtcaaggtacggtcgactGCACAGCCAGCCGCAGAactccaaactgaattgcaacgcagttttatgaaaaaaaaattgcacggtcgccaccacggtcaaccgcagtgcgaccacagttttctctgttaccaattttgaccaaataaaatttgactagttcccgacatctataattcatgaaatctttctcaacatgcttagaatagatgtcctct
Proteins encoded in this region:
- the LOC139863692 gene encoding uncharacterized protein; this encodes MEGLHLLLKAKVEAGLIKGVKVGNSNVNISHLFYADDAIIVADCDRVSLENTLAALNEFHDMSGLKINVAKSHLYGIGVDDLIIDSCVIDMGCSKGLLPSNVLRAKVGNGQSILFWKDNWLGNGSLKENGRLFHLDVNEDCLLADRFDTEGWKWVWKWDIGSRNTGKLEELITHIGEVSLSDS